The uncultured Mailhella sp. genome segment GCACCGTTGCGGCACGGAAGGCAGACCGCATCGCAGGGACGGAGCGTACAAGGCGTTTTCCGATGTGCCCGCCTCGCTCTGGTGGAAGAACTGGCGCACTGGCGACGAAGGGACATGGACATACAAACCTAAGAAAGAACTGACCGCCGCCGAGCGGGATGCTCTGCGCGAACGCTTCAGGGCTATCCGGGCGGACAAGGAAACGGAGCAGACCCGCCGCTGGCAGGCGGCCGCAAAGCTGGCCGCAAGCATCTGGAATCATGCCCTGCTCGCTGATGCCGGGCATCCTTACCTGCAAAGGAAGCAAGTCCCCTGCATAGGACTGCGCCGGACAAAAGACGGGCGTCTGATTATCCCTGTTCTGAACCAGTCCGGCAGGATACAAAGTCTGCAATTCATCCTGCCGGAACAAACTGCCGAGGGTACGGACAAGTTCTTTCTCAAGGGAGGACGCACGGCGGGAGGCTTCTTTTCCCTTTCCGCCGGAGACGGGAAGAAAGACGGACCCCTGCTGATTGCCGAGGGGTATGCCACAGCGACCAGTCTTCATCTGGCAACCGGTTATGCCTGTCTTGTGGCCTTCAACGCCGGGAATCTGAAAGCCGTGGCCGTCATGGCCAGAGAGAGGTATGCAAAGCGTGAAATCATCCTCTGTGCCGATAACGACACGGAGACACAAGGGAATCCCGGCAAGAAAATGGCCTCTCTGGCGGCTCAGGCCGTGGGCGGCAAGCTGTCCGTCTGCCCGGCTCACGAAGGCAGGGCGACGGATTTCAACGATCTGCATCGGCTGAGCTCCCTTGAGGCCGTCCGTGCCGTTGTGGAAACAGCACGCAAACAGGATGACGACTGCCCCATGCCGGAAGGCTTTTTTCTGGTGAAGGAAGGCAGACGCGCCGGGCTGTACAAGCTGGAGACCAAATCGGACGGAGACAGTCAGGAAATCCGGCTTGGCCCTCCTCTTCTGATCAAAGGCATGACACGGGGAGCGGACGGCAACGAATGGGGCCTGATGCTGGAATGGATTGACCCGGACGGCAACAAGCACGCATGGGCCATGCCCGTGGAAATGCTGTTCCGGCAGGGAAGCGACTGGTACAGCATACTGGCCTCCGGCGGCTGGTTCGGCAATCCTTCCACCCGGTCGAAGCTGGCGGCATTTCTGTCTACAGTCCGCCCCCTTAGAAGGATACGCTGTGTTTTGCGCACGGGCTGGCATGAATCCGTCTACGTGCTTCCCGATACCGTTTACGGCGTAACAGAAGAAGACACCGTGCTGCAATCCTCGCAGCATGGCGGATTGTACCGTACATCTGGAACGCTGGAAGGCTGGCGGGAGATAGCGGAATTGTGCGTCGGCAACTCCCGTCTCAGTTTCGCGCTATGTGCGGCCTTCGCCGGGCCTTTGCTTCGCCCTGCCGGTCTGGAAGGCGGCGGCTTCAGCTTTGAGGGAGGCTCATCCTCCGGCAAGACCACGGCCTTGCAGATCGCCGCCTCCGTCTGGGGCGGCCCTGAGCATGTCCGAAGCTGGCGGGCTACGGACAACGGGCTTGAAGGCATCGCCGCCCTGCACAACGACAATGTGCTGATTCTGGATGAAATGGGGCAGGTCAACGGACGTGTTCTTGCCGAATGCGCCTACATGCTGGCCAACGGACAGGGCAAAGGCCGCTCGAACCGTGAAGGCGGAATTCGTCGTTCCCAGAACTGGCGTCTGCTTTTTCTCTCCAGCGGCGAACTTGGGCTTTCCGACAAGCTGGCCGAGAACGGTCTGAAATCCAGAGGCGGGCAGGAAGTGCGTTTCGTGGGCCTGCCTGTGGACTCGTCCATGCTTACCAGTCTGCACGGCCTGCCCGATGCCGGAGCCGTGGCTAATCGCATCAAACAACTTGCTTCCGAACATTACGGCCATGCGGGGCATGATTTCCTGCAAAAGCTGACGAAGGTCGAAACCCTGAACACCGTTCGGGCGGAAATTGGCACCGCAATGGCCGATGCCGTCCGGCATCTTGTCCCCGAAGGCGCTGACGGGCAGGTGCGACGTGTGGCCATGCGTTTCGCCCTGTGCGGCATGGCCGGAACGCTGGCCGTGCGGCTGGGCATTCTTCCCGAAAAGCTGGACGTATTGAATTGCATCGAAACCTGCTTCCGGGACTGGCTTACGGCAAGAGGCGGTACCGGAGCATCCGAGGATGCCGCCATCCTTTCCACGGTACGGCTGTTCATTGAACAGCACGGCGCAAGCCGTTTTCAGGATTTGGATACGCAAACGTCCACCTGCATCAATCGTGTGGGGTTTCAGCGCACACGTAACGGCACGACTGAGTATCTGATTCTGCCGGAAAGTTTCAAATCTGAAGTCGTCAGCGGCTATTCGGAACGACGCGCAATCAAGGTTCTTTCCGATGCTCAATGGCTTCAGACCGAACGTCCGGGACGTTTCAAATCCAGAAGAACTCTTCCAGGCATGGGGCGTCAGGAATGTTACGTTCTTGTCCTCCCTCAGGAAGAAGAGATTGCTTCATAACCTTTGTTCCAAAACACTGTCCCAAGTGTCCCAACTGTCCCAATAATAATATATTCAATATGTTATTGTGGGACAGTCGGCAAATTTGGAAAGTGTCCCACAAAAAAAGTGTCCCAATTCAACGTCTGAATTTTGGGACAGTGGGACAGTCCTCAAATACATAATTTATCATGTGTCCCACACGCAACCTATTGAAAAACAAAGTGATGGGACAGTTGGGACACTTGGGACAGTCAAAAACAAAAGTTGAAACTCAGGAGCATGAGCCATGTCCTATCTCGTACTCCATATGGACAAATTCAAGAAGGAAGCCATACGCGGCATCCAGAGTCACAACCGGCGGGAACGGGAGAGCCACAGCAACCCCGATATTGATTACGAAAGAAGCGCGGCGAACTACGAGCTGCACGAAGCCGCAGCATCGAACTATGCCGAAGCCATTCAGAACCGCATTGACGACCTCCTGCTGGTCAAGGCCGTGAGAAAGGACGCCGTGCGCATGTGCGGGCTTATCGTCACCTCGGACAAGGCGTTTTTTGATGGTCTCACGCCGGAAGAAACAAGGCGTTTCTTTGAGGAGAGCAAAGCCTTTCTCACGGAGTTTGTGGGCGCGGAAAATGTCGTTTCCGCAATGGTTCACATGGATGAAAAGACGCCGCACATGCATTTCCTTCATGTGCCGGTGACGCCGGACGGGAGGCTCAACGCCAACAAAATCTATACCCGCCAGAGTCTGCGGAAACTGCAATCAGAGCTTCCCGCCTACCTGCAAAGCCGGGGCTTCAACATTGAACGCGGCGTGGAGCAGACTCCAGGCTCCGCAAAAAAGCATCTGGATACCCGCGAGTTCAAGCAGCAACAGGAAGCGTTGGAAAAACTGATTCAGGAATCCGAAGAGACTTCCCGAAATTCACGGCAGCTTATCAACGCATTGGAACAGCGTGAAGAAGAGCTGAGAAAGAACATTGAAGAATATGAGCGGCAGTCCGAGGAGGCGGAAAAAGTTCTTCGTGAAGATTCCTCTCTGCCGAAAGCCTCTCTTTTCAATTATCCGTCCGTGCTAAAAAAAGCCTCTTCCCTCATTGAAGAACTGAAAAAGGCGCTTGCCGTCAAGCACCTGGTCCAGCAGAGGGAGGAAACGCTGCAACGGGAAGTGGATACCCTTCGCGGAAAACTGACGCGGCTTGAAGCGGGATACACGACCCACAGAAAACAAAGCCATGAGGAAAAAGAGGAGCTGGAGAAGCAGTTGAAGAAAATGAAGAGAATCATGGCAGGCTATCAGGAATTTTTGCTTCTGCCGGAAATAAGGCCGCTGCATATCGAGTTCGTGGAGCGCAAGCGCACCGAACAGCTCCAGCGCCAGCAGGAAGAGGAACGGCAGCGGCAGGAGCAGGAGGCGCGGGACAGGGAGCGTCGGCAGGCGCGCTCCGCCCGTGGCATGAGAATGAGGTAAGGCGTCGGGAGGGAATCTTCGCACAGGCCGAAGATATAGCCCACTATGCTTCACTTCGTGAAGCGTGGGCGACCGTCCCGCTCGACCGGGAAGACAAAACGCCCATCCGGGGCATGGCCCCGGCGAAATACAGGAGAACACACCATGACCATTACCGCGACTCAGCTGAAGGAAATCAGACAGGAGTTTGCCGCTCTCAAACCCGCTTCCGTCACGCTGGACGGGAATCGAACCATGTCCGTGAAGGAAGCCGTCTTCGCTCTGGCCCCGACGCTGGAGCGGATGAAGAAGCGCGGCTTCGACACACAGGAGATTGTCGAGCGCCTGCACGAAAAGGGTATTGAGGTGAAGGCCCCGACCCTCGCCAAATACCTGAGCGAGTTCAGACGGCAACGGGAAGGACGAAAGGCAAAGAAGCAAGACACACCCCCGGCCCCGGCATCCACAGGGCGGATGGCAGAAGGCGTAAAGCGTTCTGTTCCTGAAAACGAACACAGGCAGAATTCGTTCATCGTACCAGATATGCCGACTGACCGGTTATAAGTCAACGGCAGGGAGAATCAATATGCCCCAGACTTATGGATATGCCCGTGTATCAAGCACAGACCAGAACGAGGACCTTCTCGGCACGTTCATTGCCGACCTCGTTCTTCAGGTACTGTCGTTCGTAGCCCAGAGCGAACGGGAAAACATCCGAAGACGACAGGCCGAAGGCATTGCAGCAGCAAAAACAAGCGGCATCAGCTTCGGAAGAGAGCCCAGCCCCCTTCCCTCCTGTTTCTCCCGCGTATACGCGCTGTGGAAGGACGGTAAAATCAACACCTCGGAAGCAGCGAGGCGCTGCGGCATGGCTCGGTCCAGTTTCCGTTACCGTGCAGGCACCTATATGAAGAACACTTCGTAATGTCAGGGCATGGTGTATTGTTCCACCAGAAGCCGTTTCCCTTCCATTCTTCAACGGAAACCATGTAGAACATACACCATGCCCGTGGAACCAGACGACTTCACCGGAGTTGTTCAGGAAATTCCCCGTATGCCGCCGATCGGCTATGGCAATGACAAACGCTCCATGCTAAAACACATCAGCTTGCCGGAGTTACCCCTGCCCCACGCTGCAGGAACAGCCTATCCTGCCGGCGACCGCATTCTTTCGGGCTGTCAGAGCACTGCAGCCCCGCCGGGAATCAAGGCCCCGCCGGTGTTCCCGAACTGTGAGGTTTTCATGTCTTCCAACGGCCTTTCTCTCTCCCGACTTTTTTCGACGCTTCGCTTCCCATGCTCAAGGAGCTTCTCCCCGACATCATGAGCTGTTCTGCAGCGGGTCTGGTCGGAGAAGGATCGGAATGCCTTGGTCTGGACGACGAGATTTCCCGCGATCACGACTGGGGGCCCGCATTCTGTCTGTGGATACCCGATGAGCTCTTTCATACGGAAATCGACCGGATAGAACACGCCATGGAAGCTCTGCCGCCGTCCTTTCAGGGACATCCTTCCCGCATGCGCAGGGAAAAACGCATCGGCAGAACAGGCCCCTTCCCTCTCCGCGGATTCTACCGGCGATTCCTCGGGCTGGATCATCTTCCCGTCACCTGGCGTGAATGGATGAGCATTCCCGAATACCATCTCTGTTCATGTACCAACGGAGCCGTCTTTCTGGATACAGGCGGCGAATTTTCGGAAGTACGAAAAAAACTGCTCGACTACTATCCCGAAGATGTACGCCGCAAAAAAATTGCAGCCCGCTGCATGATTATGGCACAGGCCGGACAATACAATCTTCCACGCTGTCTCCAGCGCGGCAACGCAACGGCGGCCATGCTTGCCGCCGCCCGCTTCTCCGAGGCGGCGCTGTCCATGGCCTTTCTGCTGAACAGGCGATACATGCCCTTCTACAAGTGGGCCGGCCGTATGGCTGAAACGCTGCCCATACTGGGGCAGAGCACCGTATCCACACTCAATACCCTTGCCGGCACGCCGTGGAGCTCCCTCAATATGGAAATGGAGGCAGCACAGGCCGTCGAAGAGCTGTGTACGCTGGTTATCGAAGAACTCAGACGACAGGAATTGTGTGATATGCGGGACAACTGGCTGTGGGCGGCCGGGCCCGTCGTGCAGATGGGCGTCAGCGACCCGGAAATCCGCAGCCGCAATGTCATGGAGGACTGATGGACAACTTCCGATCCGCTCTGAATGCGGCAAGACAGCTTCCCGACCCACAGGCGGAAGACGCACTGCACGGTCTTCTGGCACAAAATCCAGAACTTGCCCCCGCAGAGGAAGGAACCCTGCGCTATACTCTCGGCATCATCCTGCTCCGGCAGGAAAAAAACACGGAAGCCCGCAGGGAACTGGAACAGGCCTGCCGTCTTCTCGAAAAATCCCCGGGAGCAGAAACGGCCCTGGCCATGACCGCCCTGGCCAGAATCCAGCTTGTCTGCGGCGAGCTGGAGCAGAGTCTGAGTACCGACAGAAACGCCCACCGGCTGCTTCAGGAACATCTTTCGCCGGACGACCCGCGCATGGCCCCCTCTCTCTTTTCCCTGTCCCTCACAGAATACACGGCCCGGCAACTGCCGGAGGCTGAAAAGCTGACAACAGAGGCAAAACGGCTCTGGGAAAAACAGCTTGGACCGGACAGTCTGGAAGTATCCACATGTTTGAACAATCTTGGCCGTATTCATGAGGAAACAGACCGACAGGAGGAAGGCATTGCCTACCACCGGGCTGCACTGAACATACGTCGCAAGGTGCTGGGCGATCACCCGGAAACGGCCTTTTCCATGGGGAATCTGGGTACCGCTCTGGCTGCTGCCGGAAAATGGCAGGACGCTGCGGACACGCTGCAGGCTGCCATAGACTGCTATGCCCGCTGCGGTCATACATCAGGCGGCGATATTGAAGGCTATCGCCGCAATCTGGACATATGCCGGAGTGCGCTTGCTCTGGAAAAACCATAAGGAGTTCGTCATGAGCCTCGAAGAACAAAAAGAAAAACTGATCGGAGAAATTGTAGAACGGGAACTGGCCATGTTTCTCGCCACGCCCAATGAAGGCGGTACCAGCGACTATCAGACCAGGCCGGACACGTTCCGCATCATGCGCCGCATGAACCATTGCGTACACGGAGTCCCCATGCTGGAGTCCTATCTTCAGGATCTTGAAGAAGCGGCAGCCCAGGGCCGCAATCTCATGACGGAAAAGTATGCCCTCATGGATGACCGCATTCCCCTTCTTACCCAGCGCCCGCTGCCCCTGGAAATCGCCGTGGCCGAAACGGGATTTCTGCAGCAGGCTGCCGCCTGGTATCCCCATGCCGTTCAGGCCAGCGGAGACGATGCCTTCTGCAACTACTGCCGCTGCGAACTGGAAACTCTTTCCGATCGTACGCTTGAGCTCTATGCCGAGGAAGTAAAGCAGGCCATCAGCGAGGAGCGCAATCTTGCCGTGGAGCGATATGACTTTCTGTGGAAGCTTCTCGGTGAAGGATCGCTGGAAGCCTATGAGGCCAAGCTTGCCGCCAATGATCCGGACTCCAAAGCCCAATAGCACGATGATCCGGAGCTGAATCTCTCCGAATGCTCCCGTTTTCCGCCCCCGGAAACGCTGCACAAAAGAACTTCGTGCACAGTTTTACCCGGCCGGTCATACCATCTCCCGAAAACAGCCCCCGGTCATGAATTCATGACCGGGGGCTTCCATCTGCCACAAACTGCGAAATATCAAAGGGGCAGATCCAGCGCCGACAGTGCTTCGCCAAGAAGCACCTCGGGCGCATGCTCCGCATTAAGCACACGGAAACGCTCCGGCCACCGTGCGGCACGCTCAAGAAATCCATCGCGAATCCGCTGATGAAACGCGCGTTCCTCCGCCTCAAAACGGCCTTCACTCCGGCTCAGTCCCTCACGGCCGTTACGGATCAGAGCCCGTTGCAGTCCGTTTTCCACAGGAAGATCCAGCAGAAGCGTTCTGTCCGGCCAAAGTCCGCCCGTGGCATAATCATTAATGGTCTGCAGCCAGTCCACATCCATACCGCGTCCGTATCCCTGATAGGCAATGGTGGAGTCGGCATACCGGTCACACAATACCCAATCCCCTCGACTCAGGGCAGGACGAATGGTATCCGCCACATGCTGAGCTCTGTCGGCCAGGAAGAGAAAGAGCTCTGCACGGCTGTCCAGAGAACTCGATACATCAAGCAGAAGCGGCCGGAGACTCATGCCCAGTCCGCAACCGCCCGGTTCACGTGTGCGTACAAAAGATATGCCACGCCGTTCCAGTTCCCGGACAAGCAGCTTCATCAGAGCGCTCTTGCCTGCACCCTCCACGCCTTCTACAGTAACGAACACTGCCTTTCCTCCTGCTGACGGGATTCCGCCTTTTTCTCCTGACGCAAAGACTTCTTCTCCACGGCCGTTTCAGGCGTACAGGCAGGACGGCAGATGCTGCGCCCCAGGAAATTCTGATAGGAACTCCAGGTCATGCCTTCCCCTTCTCCGCGCGGAGGAAGTATCCCCCGGCACTGGGCCAGCTTGGCATCAATATTGTCGGCATAATGCAGAACAAATGCTTCCGGAGTGGCAGGCTCACGCACGGCTCCGAACTCCGGCTCTCCATGATGGCTGGCAATAAGATGCTTGAAGTGCATGACAAGTTCCGGGGCAAGCCCGGATTTCTGCAGAAAAGGCTCAAGCATGACAAGCCCCTGCACTATATGGCCGAGGAGCCGCCCTTCATCCGTATATTCCGTTACCAGGATTCCGCCCATCTCATCAATCTTGCCTATATCGTGCAGAAGAGCGGCTGCAAGAAGCGTCTGCCGGTCCAGTTCCTGATAGTGGTCAGCCATGAGCATGCAGACTTCCGCCACGGAAAGCATATGTTCCAGAAGACCACCCGCGTAGGCGTGATGGACGGACTTTGCCGCCGGCGCCCGGAGCAGCAGCGGACGTATCCGCTTGTCGGAAAGCACGGAACGCAGGAATTTTCTCCATGGCTTGTGCGTAAGCACCCGATCGCACAGACTTTCGATATCCTCAAGCATATCTTTGGCAGGCCGGGCACTGGAAAGAAGATAATCCTCCATGGGCAGAGAAGCGATTTCCTCATCATCAAGCACACGCAATCCGTCCACCGTAAGCTGAAGCTGATCGCGATACAGAGAAACATGCCCTTCCACCCTTACCATCTGTCCTGCAGCAAGCGAGGAAAAGGAAAGGCTGAGCGGGCTCCATATCTTGGCTTCCAGTGCCCCGCTCGCATCCTTGAGCTCCAGTCTCCAGTATGGGCCGTTCCGGGACTGCTGAAGCGATGCCAGCGAAATAAGATAGTTTGAAGCGATCTCCTCACCGGCCGCCAGGTCGCTGATCTTCCGGTGTTCCGTCATATTCACCTCTGGAGGATTTGACTTTTGGTTCCCGTCCTATACAAGAAAACATGGCAGGCGGCATAACAGCGTCGCTCCATGTTTCACTTTTCTCTTTCAACTATATGCCGCGGCAGAGCTTGTCAAAGCCTTTCGCCGTATCATACGGAGCCACCATGCGCATCCTGATCAGTAATGACGACGGTATATACAGCCATAACCTGCATCTGCTCTACACGGCGCTTCTTCGCGCAGGGCACGATGTCCGGGCCGTTGCTCCGGCGGAACAGCACTCCGGGGCGGGGTGCTGCCTGACGGTGCACGGTCCCATTCTTACCCGCAGGGTCCGTCTTGATGAAACAGAAGGCGGCCCTTTTGAAGGTATCGCCGTCTCCGGCACTCCGGCAGACTGCGTCATTCTCGCCCTGCGCGGCCTTATGCCGGAATTCAACCCGGATCTCGTCATTTCCGGCATAAACTTCGGCCCCAACGCAGGTCAGGATGTTTTCTTCTCCGGCACGGTGGGCGCAGCCATCCAGGCAGCCATGTACGGCCTCCCCTCTCTGGCCGTTTCCCACTGCTCCCATGCCGGCGCCACGCAGGCACATGCCGACCTTGTGGCCCGTATGGCCACGGCACTGGACTGGAACAACCTTCCCCGGCACCGCGTCTATAACTTCAATCTGCCTGATTGTCCGGCAGATCAGATACGAGGCCTCAAGGTATGCCGTCACAGTACCGACTGGGCATGTCTGGACTCCTATGAACGTCGCATCTCTCCGCGGGGCAGAGAGTACTACTGGATGATAGATCCCTTCCAGCACTTCCACCTTGAGGACGAAGGCTCCGACAAAAGCTGGCTGCATCAGGGCTTTGCCACCCTGACACCTCTGAATATCGATCTCAACGACAGGGAGACCGCAAAAAAACTTAATGAAAACAGTCTGTGGGACCAGATACTATCAT includes the following:
- a CDS encoding DUF927 domain-containing protein; this translates as MSADIQQAFAEQLRAAGLIVEQVEMDGSLHRCGTEGRPHRRDGAYKAFSDVPASLWWKNWRTGDEGTWTYKPKKELTAAERDALRERFRAIRADKETEQTRRWQAAAKLAASIWNHALLADAGHPYLQRKQVPCIGLRRTKDGRLIIPVLNQSGRIQSLQFILPEQTAEGTDKFFLKGGRTAGGFFSLSAGDGKKDGPLLIAEGYATATSLHLATGYACLVAFNAGNLKAVAVMARERYAKREIILCADNDTETQGNPGKKMASLAAQAVGGKLSVCPAHEGRATDFNDLHRLSSLEAVRAVVETARKQDDDCPMPEGFFLVKEGRRAGLYKLETKSDGDSQEIRLGPPLLIKGMTRGADGNEWGLMLEWIDPDGNKHAWAMPVEMLFRQGSDWYSILASGGWFGNPSTRSKLAAFLSTVRPLRRIRCVLRTGWHESVYVLPDTVYGVTEEDTVLQSSQHGGLYRTSGTLEGWREIAELCVGNSRLSFALCAAFAGPLLRPAGLEGGGFSFEGGSSSGKTTALQIAASVWGGPEHVRSWRATDNGLEGIAALHNDNVLILDEMGQVNGRVLAECAYMLANGQGKGRSNREGGIRRSQNWRLLFLSSGELGLSDKLAENGLKSRGGQEVRFVGLPVDSSMLTSLHGLPDAGAVANRIKQLASEHYGHAGHDFLQKLTKVETLNTVRAEIGTAMADAVRHLVPEGADGQVRRVAMRFALCGMAGTLAVRLGILPEKLDVLNCIETCFRDWLTARGGTGASEDAAILSTVRLFIEQHGASRFQDLDTQTSTCINRVGFQRTRNGTTEYLILPESFKSEVVSGYSERRAIKVLSDAQWLQTERPGRFKSRRTLPGMGRQECYVLVLPQEEEIAS
- the mobV gene encoding MobV family relaxase; protein product: MSYLVLHMDKFKKEAIRGIQSHNRRERESHSNPDIDYERSAANYELHEAAASNYAEAIQNRIDDLLLVKAVRKDAVRMCGLIVTSDKAFFDGLTPEETRRFFEESKAFLTEFVGAENVVSAMVHMDEKTPHMHFLHVPVTPDGRLNANKIYTRQSLRKLQSELPAYLQSRGFNIERGVEQTPGSAKKHLDTREFKQQQEALEKLIQESEETSRNSRQLINALEQREEELRKNIEEYERQSEEAEKVLREDSSLPKASLFNYPSVLKKASSLIEELKKALAVKHLVQQREETLQREVDTLRGKLTRLEAGYTTHRKQSHEEKEELEKQLKKMKRIMAGYQEFLLLPEIRPLHIEFVERKRTEQLQRQQEEERQRQEQEARDRERRQARSARGMRMR
- a CDS encoding protein MobC, whose amino-acid sequence is MTITATQLKEIRQEFAALKPASVTLDGNRTMSVKEAVFALAPTLERMKKRGFDTQEIVERLHEKGIEVKAPTLAKYLSEFRRQREGRKAKKQDTPPAPASTGRMAEGVKRSVPENEHRQNSFIVPDMPTDRL
- a CDS encoding DUF4037 domain-containing protein, whose protein sequence is MLKELLPDIMSCSAAGLVGEGSECLGLDDEISRDHDWGPAFCLWIPDELFHTEIDRIEHAMEALPPSFQGHPSRMRREKRIGRTGPFPLRGFYRRFLGLDHLPVTWREWMSIPEYHLCSCTNGAVFLDTGGEFSEVRKKLLDYYPEDVRRKKIAARCMIMAQAGQYNLPRCLQRGNATAAMLAAARFSEAALSMAFLLNRRYMPFYKWAGRMAETLPILGQSTVSTLNTLAGTPWSSLNMEMEAAQAVEELCTLVIEELRRQELCDMRDNWLWAAGPVVQMGVSDPEIRSRNVMED
- a CDS encoding tetratricopeptide repeat protein, with the translated sequence MDNFRSALNAARQLPDPQAEDALHGLLAQNPELAPAEEGTLRYTLGIILLRQEKNTEARRELEQACRLLEKSPGAETALAMTALARIQLVCGELEQSLSTDRNAHRLLQEHLSPDDPRMAPSLFSLSLTEYTARQLPEAEKLTTEAKRLWEKQLGPDSLEVSTCLNNLGRIHEETDRQEEGIAYHRAALNIRRKVLGDHPETAFSMGNLGTALAAAGKWQDAADTLQAAIDCYARCGHTSGGDIEGYRRNLDICRSALALEKP
- a CDS encoding DUF4125 family protein, which translates into the protein MSLEEQKEKLIGEIVERELAMFLATPNEGGTSDYQTRPDTFRIMRRMNHCVHGVPMLESYLQDLEEAAAQGRNLMTEKYALMDDRIPLLTQRPLPLEIAVAETGFLQQAAAWYPHAVQASGDDAFCNYCRCELETLSDRTLELYAEEVKQAISEERNLAVERYDFLWKLLGEGSLEAYEAKLAANDPDSKAQ
- the tmk gene encoding dTMP kinase, translating into MFVTVEGVEGAGKSALMKLLVRELERRGISFVRTREPGGCGLGMSLRPLLLDVSSSLDSRAELFLFLADRAQHVADTIRPALSRGDWVLCDRYADSTIAYQGYGRGMDVDWLQTINDYATGGLWPDRTLLLDLPVENGLQRALIRNGREGLSRSEGRFEAEERAFHQRIRDGFLERAARWPERFRVLNAEHAPEVLLGEALSALDLPL
- a CDS encoding HD domain-containing protein, translating into MTEHRKISDLAAGEEIASNYLISLASLQQSRNGPYWRLELKDASGALEAKIWSPLSLSFSSLAAGQMVRVEGHVSLYRDQLQLTVDGLRVLDDEEIASLPMEDYLLSSARPAKDMLEDIESLCDRVLTHKPWRKFLRSVLSDKRIRPLLLRAPAAKSVHHAYAGGLLEHMLSVAEVCMLMADHYQELDRQTLLAAALLHDIGKIDEMGGILVTEYTDEGRLLGHIVQGLVMLEPFLQKSGLAPELVMHFKHLIASHHGEPEFGAVREPATPEAFVLHYADNIDAKLAQCRGILPPRGEGEGMTWSSYQNFLGRSICRPACTPETAVEKKSLRQEKKAESRQQEERQCSLL
- the surE gene encoding 5'/3'-nucleotidase SurE; amino-acid sequence: MRILISNDDGIYSHNLHLLYTALLRAGHDVRAVAPAEQHSGAGCCLTVHGPILTRRVRLDETEGGPFEGIAVSGTPADCVILALRGLMPEFNPDLVISGINFGPNAGQDVFFSGTVGAAIQAAMYGLPSLAVSHCSHAGATQAHADLVARMATALDWNNLPRHRVYNFNLPDCPADQIRGLKVCRHSTDWACLDSYERRISPRGREYYWMIDPFQHFHLEDEGSDKSWLHQGFATLTPLNIDLNDRETAKKLNENSLWDQILS